taaattagaaataggtctaataatttaacaattaattaaaaaagttgtcaACCAAGAAACTCAGCCCCGCAATCACCTCCGATCCCAACCCATACTCCTCTACCTCTATCTATGGTAGCCTTCACCATCTCTTCTctggaaaaaaataaataaatctcaAGACACCCATCTTTACACCCTTCGATCACCCTTCATCAAATTGACCAAGATTGAGACCACCTTTGGTGACGGCTTGGATTGGTGACTACTTTTGTGACTCCACCGTCAACATTTGGGCAATCGACAACCTAACAACTttaatcttggagagcttgttGGGTGCTCCCTAGGTGATCTTGGTGACACGGAGAACGGTAAGCTCTACCTTGAGATAATCTCACTCTGCAAAAAGGTATTTTGACAACTtttctaattaattattaaacccacatCAGCAAGTAACAGAATTTTTGACACAATTGTGatggaatgaccacattgatttgcgacacctattttcaggggTTACGTTAATCGATGTTCAATTTCAGGTACCATCTTGATAGtttgggtcaatttcagggaccatttgtgataaaaactcttACATCTCGTGTgccccatttatgtgccacatcagcacataacataaTTTTTGACAGAATTATGACAGAAAGATCACAATAATTTGTGACACCTATTtttagggactacattgatcgattttcaatttcaagaacTATTTTGATGGTGTGGATCAATTTCAGAGACATTTGTGATATAAACCCTAAATTTAGTGGGTATATGAATACTTATTCTATTAACAATCAGACTCACTAATAAGATCCAATTCAATTATTAAAGTACTAGAACCGATCTAGGCACTAGTACTAGTGGTGGTAGACCCAATACACATTCTTTTACCCAGTATTTTATGTTCTTACTTTAGGGTTTCTTAGACACAAGTCACACACCACCACCAAACTAATAAGCAATAAACTACAAAGATTCACAATTTTAATTAAGTACCTGCCTCAACCGAAAGCAAACCTAATCAATTTGTTGAAACACTCGGCCGGCCGCTGATCGGTTTTAGAAGACTCCTTCCATGAAAGATCATCATAACTTGCATgcctttctataaaaaaaacattgataAAATCAGAAGGAAATCCCCACAAAGACCACCCCTCCTCTCttctaaattttgattttaggGTACTTAAAATGGGACCTCTCAAACATTCCCTTTGGTTTAGTGGGTTCCAGGGAAAGCGTGTCGATAAACCATTTTCTCCACCAACTCTCAGTCCATACATTTTCATATCTTAATTTGGAGTTTTCGTATGATCATATCACCCATTCCTTTCTGGATCACTAAACCCATTTAGGAAAGTAACCCACACGGGGTATTCACGTGAGCCTTTGAGAACTTTACCTTACAGTGTCGCACAGACCAAAGAAAATCCGACCTGCCAATTTCCACTGATTTACCAAAGAAAATTTTTTgttcaataaaaacaaaaaggattttttaattttacctaTTGATGTTTCTTGAGTGCCTAATTACACTTAGTATTGACACATATTTGACCATCCAACGACTAATTGCATTTACTAATCCATCTCCATGTCAATGAATCACTACCATACATCAGTAACCAACCCAGAGGCTGTCAAAGTTTCCATGAATCTATATCCACACATTTTTATCTGTTTCAGGCATAAAACTGTTTTCAGGATGGAAAATTATCAAATAGATGTAAGTTACGAAGAAAAAAACAGACAAAATATGTGATACGCTCATATAGCACAGTGACTCTCCCACATACATAAAAATTTCTCTACTGTACAAAGATAATACAATTATTCCTTCATCATCTGGGAGGCACCTTGAAACGCCGTAAGCACAAAGAAAAAAcattatattttctaatatccCTCCAGTTCCAACTTCTATACAACGATATAGCTCTCCATCTGAATAAGATAACAATGTTCTGACTTTTGAACATGTCAACCCATATGTAAGCGCAACTCACTTATCTCCATTGATTCCAAAGATCCGGACTTTGTGCATGTTGGGGAATTTCGCTATGACCAGCACGATGACTGCAAGACTGTTGAAAAACAGCATCGGATGCTGGTAGTCAGTTGTGTGCGAAGCTATCAAGTACCTGGCAGGATATAAGGAAGACAAAAATGAGAACTGACATGGTTTTTGTTCTAACAAAGCTTCCAAAACATAATCCTAGTAAAAACTGTCATCTTTAGGACTGGTATTTGTCAGCAGGTTCATACAAATCCTATCATAATCAGAGCTTCAGAAATTTCTATTTATTTCCAATGCCTTGGTaataatgtattaaaaaaaaacacgggCAATGATTCTGACCAAGAGAAACTGACTCCCAAAATTACCAAGATCTAGGAAGCTAACTTCTCCAACCGCAGCAGGTTAAATCTAATTCCGGGTATATGGGTTTGGGGATCTATAAACGCCATACTTCTAAGTTGGGAAGCCAATCAAGCACATACTAGTGGTAGACGAATCCTAGCCATACCAAATATTGACGTGATCAATAAGTTTACGTGAATTATTTGATGGTAAAAAAGGTTGAAAATAGCAAGAGGATACGACTGAATTCATACCTAGGATTATGTTATGAGTTCACAAACTGCTCCATGGATATGCAGACATCTCAAATGGAGGTGTCATATTCTTATCCAAAAATTATGGTAGATTTTACTAAAATCTGGCTTCCTTGCAGGCATTAATATGGAACACTGATATGTGGTCCATAAGGCaaccacaaacaaacaaattgtaaTATGTGCAGTGCATAAAATCTGGCCTGAACTGCAGGTGGAGTGTTCAGTGTAATCCCAAAGAGCCAATAGACCAGAACCAGAAATTCTTAATATTCTTAATATTCTAAATGTACTATCacaagttttcattttttttttaacttctaAGTTCTAAATAAGAAATGACCAGTGTCCTCTTTATTGTAGCTGGCCACCTGAATGAGTCTGGTACAGAGTCCCAACCCACGTACAGGCTTAGCTTTAAACTGGACCTAATATTTGGTGTAGTATGTTTGGGACAGTTCAACAAAAGTGTATATGCAACAAACACATGGTTGGAAAGGTTTGACAACAGCCTTCTGGAGCTGGGCAggttaatttaaataaaatcttTAACAGCCAAGAGGTTCAATAATATTTAATCTTAGTGTAAAGAGTTGAAAATGCTAATTTTACAGCATAAAAATCAACTTACAGCACCACAGGAACAACGGTTAAGAACTTCCTGTTGCGAGTGAGCTGCTTTCCACTATCCATCTGCTCCCACCATGTCAGTCCATTGTAGATCCCCTGGTCATCAGCAAAGGGAGTTCCTTTCTTCCAGTGGAAGAAGTGATATGTGACCTGAAGAAGAACCAGACTCTTCAAATACGGTAGATGGAAATTGAATGAGACTAACCTAGAGTTAAGAGGTCAAACTAACAAAGCAGAAGACTGAACACACTGCTTAAGGATTATAAATCAAAATGTTATTTGGCCCAAAGCCTTTGATCAATAGATAATTCAGGAAAGACCGTTGAATGATTAAACACAGAAACATCATACCAAAACTAGGGAACAAAAGGCAACCTCAAGGTCGTCTCCAACAAAGTATACAACTCTAAAAATACAACTACCAGTTATGTGCATTAATTGGATATGAAGAACCGTTATGAGTTATAACCATAGCACCATATAATTGGAGAATTATCTATTTGCATACAATCAATGGGGACATATCTAATACTTATTCCTGAACTCCCAAGTCCCAGAAAATAGGACATTAGAGTACAGTTGAAAATAGAACAAAGAATAGCTTTCGATAAGAGTTACAATGACAATCCCCCCAAGTCGTGAACAAAGTGTATGGAATCCTTTCATGCCATTGTCTTCAAAAACTTAACAACTAACTGACCTCAAAAACACTGCTCAGCTCAGTTAAGGTAACATTAGCATctctaaacaaaaaatgaaattgtAATATTCAAATGTCATCTATCTACTCTCCTTCAAATTTTAGTAACAACCAAACTAAATAGTGAAATTAGTATATCCGCACCATAAGGCTTCACATGATTAACCTCGTTTTCTAAGCTAAACCACAGACGACTCCAACAACCAACTCATACCCTCTATTACAAGATAACAAAATGGATTAAATCCTACCTTAAATCAAGAAATTCACAAACTAGGTCTTCACCCTCCACACAATACCTCATATGAAACCAATAACTACATGAAACGCCCTAATTAAGCATCGAAATAACCCATGTAGAATTACGAAAGCTACACCTAATCATATGCGTGGAAACACAACGCATCATCATTGAGCTGAATAATTACAACATGGGTTTCATACAAAATTCAACTAAATGCAATTACTTGAATGATTAAGCATCAAATTCAACAGCCTCTAAtcaacaaacataaaaaattccaCAAACCCAATTGAAAACAACACCAATAAATCAAACCCAGTAGACAACATCTGCACACCACCAACcacatagagagagaaagataccGCAAAATGAGAGAGATTGACTATGGTCCAAGCCATGCCGGGAGAGCAGCCAAAGATTGAGAGCACGAGAAGCCAAGagaagaagaggatgaggatATAGGTGGTCCAAACACCAGGGTACATGAACCACTCTGTGTTCCTATTCAGATCCGCAGGTGGCACAGCTTTTACATACAGACTAGCCATCCAAAATTTCGGATCCTGGGTTTTGATTCGGCGACCCGTTTGGTCGAAAACTTGAAGAATTTGGTGGGTTTTGATTTGAGGATAAGCTGGGATTGAATCTGCGTGTCGGATTCAAGATTTGGTCCTTTTTTGGGTGTTTGATGGTTTCgaaaatccaaaacccaaaaagcaGAGCACTctgttttgctttgctttttatATATGAAGTCTATTATTTCTCTCCGTTGGGTTAACGGCGGAGGGGAGTATCGATATTTCACGGGGTTATACGACGCCGTATAGAACCACATAGGATCTTCTTGTGGATTTGTTTACTtgttaaataatttattttgaatttacAAATTTCTTGACTGAATTTATTTAGTAGGTTAAGGATGACAAGATCACTGAATTTTTTGTAGATTTGACTCTTTAGTTGCTAATAGCTGCCATGGTAACTCTTTTGGTTTGGTGTTCAATTTTATTTGGATGAAAATTAGCCCTTTAGGAAATTTCCAAACTTTTTTTCATAACCCTATAAAATAAACTTTATTATTAACGTAATTCACGTGAATTTCAAAACATACAAGTGTACAATAGTGCTCAATAGCTAATCAATTAATATACTAATAAGACGCTAACAACTACTCAATGTTTTTTCATGGTCTAATATGTTTCTTTTGAAGTCCTCACATACAATCATCATTAAAAATCACTCAAGTTAAGGTATCTAACAAGTGGATTGCCCTCATGTAAGCGTCATTCTCTTCAACTTCATGCATCTCAAGTTcaaactctttttttcttttcttcctcttgATAGCAAGTGGTGTGTTGTTATCAAGTAATAATATCGCTTgtaataaaaacaataaacaatCATTTTAATAAAACAATGAATATTCAAGATGACACTTATTATGACAAAGTATCTTGGAGTAATAAATCAGCCACATTCATCATGCACAATCCAAGATCCCCATAACTCTCCGAACATACCAATTACCAAATCAACACACTGAAACGATCTCCGATAACTTTCATAATCCGCAGAGTTGTTGGAAGTTAAGTTAATGAAAGAAATGGGAAGAAAGCCCTTCTTTTCTGGAACTctaagaaaacaagaaattggTTGCAAGATTAAATACTTGGGTGTGAAGTCTGTGTCACAATCAAATCATGAAAGCTGGTGTCCAAATAAATAGTAGACGGCCCCAATATCAATAGTTTGATAAAGACAAGGGCCAAGGCTCGAGCCAATTAACTCAAAGTGGATATTAGGCATGGGTAGGTTGTGGTTGGCTCAACTTTTTGTCAATAAAGTTTATAATTTGCCttttatttactttcttttGCTTGGCAATGATAATGTGTGTTAAAAATGACTTTTTAGATAAAATGTTAATAAGATTCGTATAActctttattttagtttttgagatttggaatcggtaaaagtggtccctgagtttgtgcatcatcaATCATTCTAGTCATTCTATGAAAATTCTACCAAgtaaggaccaaaatgacaaaaataaaacaatttaataaacaatgagccaaaatgatttgacaaaaattgagggtatttttgtcattctaTCTTATTTAATggatatttttcaaggaataaccaaaataattgatggtggGCAAATTTAGgaaccacttttattgatttcaaatctcaattaCCAAAGTGTAGAGTTATGTCAATCTAAaatatcattttggctaaaaaagaaagaagtgcATAGTATTACCAAGCAAAATGCAGCCCAAGCTAAAGGCCCATTTCAACCAAAGGGGCAATTTCTCCTATCCTGGCTAGCAAATTCAGTACTTCGTAATTTCTTGTGGAGCCTTCACTTCTCCACATGGACATCTTCGGTGCCTCACGACTAATTTGACTTCGTAACCTGCAGCTGATCCCAAACCCTTTTCTTTACTTACATAAGGTACTTGCTTGTTTAAGGAATGAATAGGATGAAAAAGGGGGATCTCATCAAGTACGTGCTTGCCACTAGATATCATCTGAATGGACGTTTTCTGGTAATAGAAACCCCATTTAGGTCTTTGTGAGGCCAGCCATTTGGGTGGAGGTGGAATGTTGGAATGCTCCCATCTCTACCGGTATCCTCATATACATAGTACTACAAACCAAAATGCATCAAGTTTAAGGCTATTCAACCAAGGTAGCTACAAAGCTCTCTGACATGAGGAGAAAAACTTGAGCATGAATTAGTTTATGCCTCCCATTACCCGTGTGATGTAAGTACAACCCTCGATGCATGACACCGCATAGTTCCAGCCACTATCAGTTGGTAAGTTCAGGCATGAGTCATAACCAGTTGATTGATCAAGATGTCGTAAAGAAATTTTTCTCGTAACATAAGAAACAAGACCTACCAAATCTCCAAGTTTGGTTAGCATGTCATTGGACAAACTATTTGAAGTAGTAGCAACCTCCTCAATGACTTTGATAAGTTCAAGCATATTTCAGCGTGGTTTGTTATACTTTAATGTTGGTTTAAGTTCATCATGTCTCCTAtataacactactaca
This region of Malus domestica chromosome 07, GDT2T_hap1 genomic DNA includes:
- the LOC103439379 gene encoding uncharacterized protein; the encoded protein is MASLYVKAVPPADLNRNTEWFMYPGVWTTYILILFFSWLLVLSIFGCSPGMAWTIVNLSHFAVTYHFFHWKKGTPFADDQGIYNGLTWWEQMDSGKQLTRNRKFLTVVPVVLYLIASHTTDYQHPMLFFNSLAVIVLVIAKFPNMHKVRIFGINGDK